The proteins below come from a single Rosa rugosa chromosome 2, drRosRugo1.1, whole genome shotgun sequence genomic window:
- the LOC133729436 gene encoding O-fucosyltransferase 8, with the protein MGKQGSKEYDPSNIGRRMSGGDYSLNSKMLWLHGLKSHDFHVLRNDSMKYSTCKGSFVGKKHLWLRKDVKSIVFVFVLMGFLILLDTFLVSFFDSMVLQNSSTLRKSLGLKEDKMDAYIMKEKSPVQMYDRLLKLASASLAKKEFKQESSTLWEEPNRRQVAAWKPCADRKVSKSLGKYKKSNGYIIVSANGGLNQQRVAICNAVAVASLLNATLVLPRFLYSNVWNDPSQFGDIYQEEYFIDVMKDEVNIVKELPSHLASLDLEAIGSLITDADLVKEAKPTDYVRTVLPILLKNGVVHFLGYGNRLGFDPLPSELQRLRCKCNFHALKFVPEIQRVGSLLVTRIRKYDAALSMLDKQLLGNFMHSIHSKQRDAAARGPFKYLALHLRFEIDMVAYSLCDFGGGESERNELQAYREIHFPLLIERLKNSKSVSQSELRKLGKCPLTPEEAALVLAGIGFKHRTYIYLAGSQIYGGNSRMNSFTNLYPNLVTKETLLTPRELAPFQNFSSKLAALDFIACATADVFAMTDSGSQLSSLVSGFRTYYGGGHAPTLRPNKKRLAAILSENSTIGWNSFEDRVKKMIEEGQRVHVRRSGRSIYRQPRCPECMCKSYL; encoded by the exons ATGGGAAAGCAAGGGAGTAAAGAATATGATCCTTCTAATATTGGGAGGAGAATGTCAGGGGGAGATTACAGTTTGAATTCCAAAATGTTGTGGCTTCATGGTCTGAAAAGTCATGACTTTCATGTTCTACGAAATGATTCTATGAAGTATAGTACTTGTAAGGGAAGCTTTGTGGGGAAAAAGCATTTGTGGCTTCGGAAAGATGTGAAGTCAATcgtttttgtgtttgttttgatgggtttcctTATCCTGCTTGATACTTTTCTGGTGTCCTTTTTCGATTCTATGGTTCTTCAGAACAGTTCAACTTTAAGAAAATCTCTGGGGCTTAAG GAGGACAAAATGGATGCCTACATTATGAAAGAAAAATCACCAGTTCAGATGTATGATCGCCTACTAAAGTTGGCGTCTGCATCCCTTGCAAAG AAAGAGTTCAAGCAAGAGTCATCAACCTTATGGGAAGAACCAAATAGGAGGCAAGTTGCTGCATGGAAACCTTGTGCGGATAGAAAAGTTTCGAAAAGCCTAG GAAAATATAAGAAAAGTAATGGCTACATAATAGTCAGTGCAAATGGTGGTCTCAATCAACAACGAGTTGCT ATTTGCAATGCTGTTGCTGTGGCATCTCTTCTAAATGCTACTCTTGTTCTTCCAAGATTTCTTTACAGCAATGTGTGGAATGATCCGAG TCAATTTGGTGATATTTACCAAGAAGAATATTTTATAGATGTAATGAAGGATGAAGTAAACATTGTCAAGGAACTCCCTTCTCATTTGGCATCACTAGACCTTGAAGCAATTGGTAGCCTT ATTACTGATGCAGATCTTGTGAAGGAGGCAAAACCAACTGATTATGTTAGAACTGTGCTCCCTATTCTCTTGAAAAATGGAGTTGTTCACTTCCTGGGATATGGGAATCGACTAGGCTTCGATCCATTGCCTTCTGAGCTTCAG AGACTAAGATGCAAATGCAACTTCCATGCTTTGAAATTCGTGCCCGAAATCCAACGAGTTGGTTCTTTATTGGTTacaaggataagaaaatatgatGCTGCACTGAGTATGTTGGACAAACAATTGCTTGGAAACTTCATGCACAGCATTCACTCAAAACAGCGTGATGCTGCTGCAAGAGGCCCGTTCAAATATCTTGCTCTACACTTGAGATTCGAGATTGACATGGTAGCCTACTCCCTCTGTGACTTTGGAGGTGGAGAAAGTGAGAGAAATGAGCTTCAAGCATACAGAGAAATCCATTTTCCTCTGCTCATCGAGCGCTTAAAGAACTCGAA GTCTGTTTCTCAAAGTGAGTTGAGAAAGTTGGGGAAATGTCCATTGACACCGGAAGAAGCAGCACTAGTTCTTGCTGGTATAGGTTTTAAGCATAGAACTTACATTTACCTAGCTGGATCTCAGATATATGGTGGAAACTCCAGGATGAATTCCTTCACCAACCTCTATCCTAATTTGGTCACAAAGGAAACTCTCCTCACACCAAGAGAACTTGCACCTTTTCAAAACTTCTCTTCCAAG TTAGCAGCACTAGACTTCATTGCCTGTGCAACTGCCGATGTGTTTGCTATGACTGACTCCGGGAGCCAACTATCCTCTCTGGTATCTGGATTTCGAACCTATTATGGTGGCGGCCATGCTCCTACTCTGCGGCCTAACAAGAAGAGGCTAGCAGCAATTTTGTCTGAGAATAGTACCATAGGCTGGAATAGTTTTGAAGACAGAGTTAAAAAGATGATCGAGGAAGGTCAAAGGGTACATGTAAGGAGGTCTGGTCGAAGCATTTATCGACAGCCAAGATGCCCAGAGTGCATGTGTAAATCCTACCTTTGA
- the LOC133729437 gene encoding nucleobase-ascorbate transporter 2 — protein MAAPAKPEEISHPPMDQLQGLEYCIDSNPSWGEAIALGFQHYILALGTAVMIPSFLVPLMGGTDGDKVRVIQTLLFIEGINTLLQTLFGTRLPTVIGGSYAFMVPIISIIHDSSLETIGDPHTRFINTMRAVQGALIVSSSIQIILGYSQIWAICSRFFSPLGMVPVIALVGFGMFDRGFPVVGRCVEIGIPMLILFVAFSQYLKNFHARQIPVLERFALIISITVIWAYAHLLTASGAYRHRPEATQLSCRTDRANLISSAPWIKIPYPLQWGAPTFSAGHSFGMMAAVLVSLIESTGAYKAASRLASATPPPAHVLSRGIGWQGIGILLNGLFGTLTGSTVSVENVGLLGSTRVGSRRVIQISAGFMIFFSMLGKFGALFASIPFPIFAAAYCVLFGFVASVGLSFLQFTNMNSMRNLFIVGVSLFLGLSVPEYFREYSIMAHHAPAHTKAGWFNDYLNTIFSSSPTVALLVAVFLDNTLEYKESARDRGMPWWAKFRAFKGDSRNEEFYTLPFNLNRFFPPS, from the exons ATGGCAGCTCCAGCTAAACCAGAAGAGATAAGCCATCCACCAATGGATCAGCTTCAGGGATTGGAGTACTGCATTGACTCAAACCCATCTTGGG GGGAGGCAATTGCTTTGGGTTTTCAGCACTACATTTTGGCCTTGGGAACTGCTGTTATGATCCCTTCATTTCTTGTTCCTTTGATGGGTGGCACTGAT GGTGACAAAGTGAGAGTGATACAGACTCTGCTCTTCATTGAAGGAATTAATACACTTCTGCAGACACTGTTTGGAACAAGATTGCCAACTGTGATTGGAGGGTCTTATGCATTCATGGTTCCCATTATATCCATTATTCATGATTCTTCGTTGGAAACTATTGGCGATCCTCATACT AGATTTATAAACACCATGAGAGCAGTCCAAGGTGCCCTCATAGTATCGTCAAGCATACAGATTATTCTGGGATACAGTCAAATTTGGGCCATCTGTTCCAG GTTCTTCAGCCCACTTGGAATGGTTCCTGTTATTGCATTGGTGGGTTTCGGCATGTTTGATAGAGGCTTCCCAGTG GTTGGGAGATGTGTTGAAATTGGCATTCCAATGCTAATCCTATTTGTAGCTTTCTCTCAG TACTTAAAGAACTTCCATGCAAGACAGATACCAGTACTAGAGCGATTTGCGCTTATTATATCAATCACAGTAATATGGGCATATGCACACCTCTTGACAGCCAGTGGTGCATACAGACACCGCCCAGAAGCTACCCAATTAAGTTGCCGAACTGACAGGGCCAACCTCATTTCCTCTGCTCCATG GATAAAAATACCATATCCTCTTCAGTGGGGTGCCCCTACCTTTAGCGCTGGTCACTCTTTTGGTATGATGGCAGCTGTTCTAGTTTCGTTGATTGAG TCAACTGGAGCATACAAGGCTGCATCACGTCTTGCAAGTGCTACACCACCTCCAGCTCATGTTCTTAGCCGTGGTATCGGATGGCAGGGGATAGGAATCCTTCTTAATGGACTATTTGGAACATTGACAGGCTCGACAGTCTCTGT AGAAAATGTGGGGCTTCTTGGTAGCACTCGTGTTGGAAGCCGTAGGGTTATTCAAATCTCGGCTGGTTTTATGATATTCTTCTCCATGTTGG GAAAATTTGGAGCTTTATTTGCATCAATACCCTTCCCCATATTTGCTGCTGCATATTGCGTATTGTTTGGTTTTGTTG CTTCGGTGGGGCTATCCTTCTTGCAATTCACAAACATGAACTCGATGAGAAACCTTTTTATCGTTGGCGTatctttgtttttgggtttgtcTGTGCCTGAGTATTTCAGGGAATACAGTATAATggctcatcatgctccagctcATACAAAAGCTGGATGG TTCAATGATTATCTTAATACCATCTTCTCATCATCTCCAACTGTGGCCTTGCTTGTCGCCGTTTTCTTAGATAACACACTTGAATACAAGGAAAGTGCAAGAGACAGAGGAATGCCATGGTGGGCCAAATTTCGGGCATTCAAAGGGGACAGCCGAAATGAAGAGTTTTACACTCTCCCCTTCAACCTTAATCGATTCTTCCCTCCATCTTAA
- the LOC133729432 gene encoding LRR receptor-like serine/threonine-protein kinase GSO1: protein MERAQFFLLCMTLLLCMARARTNLTTDQSALLALKANVTSDPQDLLSNWSTNTSVCNWVGVTCGPVHLRVAALNLSYFGLTGRIPPELGNLSFLVVLRLRNNSFNGTLPVELAGSRRLKLVNFKYNNFMGEIPSWFGSLSSLKALNLYGNRFTGSIPAAIFNLSALQVFDLRNNQLSGSIPREIGNLTMLKHLYLDNNNFQEIPDEIGSLHQLDLLSMQYNGLKGRVPLVFFNMSSLTILGLSGNSFSGRLPDNICQNLPSIQRLYFSINQFDGPLPSQLWQCKQLLVLSLSVNNFSGSIPRNIGNLTKLQKIYLDFNNLTGTIPHEIGYLQNLEILSLLANSFSGSIPTTLCALPELMSLNLGKNKLTIDTSTPEANIFSCLANLKNLWRLNLSSNPLYATLPVSLKNFSTSIQYLDMSSCNIGGNIPNGIGNLSNLTVLDLGYNQLSGSIPTTMGRLQNLQGLYLTDNKLQGFIPDELCQLNNLVDLVLGGNQLSGSVPSCLGNLTALRTLSLGSNSLTSTVPSAVWGLTYILHINLSSNSLLGPISADVGNLRVVTNIDLSSNNFSGTIPSNIGWLENLVNLSLANNNLEGPIPSSFGNLVSLELLDLSRNNLSGIIPESLEALLHLRYLNLSFNKLHGEIPTGGPFKNFSVQSFLSNDGLCGASQLDFLPCRTPVQYSRTASSSMLKYIIPGMLAAMLVLTFIWLFTLRKKGDAEVATEHTLIPELLRKKVTYQEILSATNGFNETNLLGSGGFGSVYKGILSNGIAVAIKVFNLQHEDAFKKFDVESELLSNVCHHNLIKIIGSCNQSHFKALVLDYMPNGSLERLLYSEEYCSLKILVRLNIMIDVASALEYLHHGYSIPIVHCDLKPSNILLDNDMVAHVADFGIAKLLGGGDSVTETMTLATVGYMAPEYGIEGIITRRGDVYSFGIVLMETFTKKKPTDEIFVGEMSLKRWVADSLLSDAVLEVVDGSLLGKEEDHDFVNKRDCLSSIMRLALDCSAESVEERISMQGAAVTLHKIKNNFLKDIGGV from the exons ATGGAGAGAGCTCAGTTCTTCCTCTTGTGCATGACATTGTTGCTTTGCATGGCCAGAGCACGAACCAATTTGACGACAGACCAGTCTGCTCTTCTTGCTCTCAAAGCTAATGTCACTAGTGACCCTCAAGACTTGTTGTCCAACTGGTCTACCAATACCTCCGTTTGCAACTGGGTTGGGGTTACTTGTGGTCCTGTCCATCTTAGAGTCGCTGCCTTGAATCTCTCTTATTTTGGGCTCACAGGTAGAATTCCTCCGGAGCTAGGAAACCTTTCATTTCTTGTTGTGCTACGCTTGAGAAACAACAGTTTTAATGGCACTTTGCCTGTGGAATTAGCTGGTTCGCGCCGATTGAAGTTGGTTAACTTCAAATACAATAACTTTATGGGCGAGATTCCATCATGGTTTGGGTCCTTATCCAGTCTTAAAGCCTTGAATTTGTATGGGAATCGGTTCACAGGATCCATACCTGCTGCTATCTTCAACTTATCTGCTCTGCAAGTATTTGATCTGAGAAATAACCAGCTATCAG GTAGCATACCGAGAGAAATCGGGAACTTAACAATGCTGAAGCATTTATACCTTGACAATAACAATTTCCAAG AAATTCCGGATGAGATCGGCAGTTTACATCAGCTGGATTTGCTGTCTATGCAATACAATGGCCTAAAAGGGCGTGTTCCTTTGGTTTTCTTCAACATGTCTTCTTTGACTATTTTGGGCCTTTCAGGAAACAGTTTCAGTGGTCGTCTTCCTGACAATATATGTCAGAATCTTCCTAGTATTCAAAGGTTGTACTTTTCTATCAACCAGTTTGATGGTCCACTTCCATCCCAATTATGGCAATGCAAACAGCTTCTTGTATTGTCATTATCTGTTAACAATTTCAGTGGAAGTATACCCAGAAATATTGGCAACTTGACTAAGTTACAGAAGATTTATCTAGACTTCAACAATTTGACAG GTACTATTCCGCATGAGATTGGCTATCTTCAAAATTTAGAGATATTGTCACTCCTTGCTAACTCATTTTCTGGGTCCATTCCTACCACACTCTGTGCCTTACCAGAACTCATGTCTCTTAACTTGGGCAAGAATAAGTTAACCATTGATACTTCTACTCCAGAAGCCAACATTTTCTCTTGTTTGGCCAATCTTAAAAATTTGTGGAGATTAAATTTGTCAAGCAATCCATTATATGCCACGCTTCCTGTTTCCCTCAAGAACTTCTCTACATCCATTCAATATCTGGATATGAGCAGTTGCAACATAGGGGGTAACATTCCCAACGGTATTGGCAACTTGAGCAACTTGACAGTCTTAGACTTGGGATACAATCAACTGAGTGGATCAATTCCAACTACAATGGGGAGACTACAGAACCTCCAAGGTTTGTACTTGACTGATAACAAATTGCAAGGATTTATTCCTGATGAACTTTGTCAACTAAACAATCTAGTTGACTTAGTTTTGGGTGGTAATCAACTTTCTGGTTCTGTACCTTCCTGCTTGGGTAATCTAACAGCTCTAAGAACTCTGTCATTAGGGTCCAATTCTTTAACTTCAACAGTACCATCTGCAGTGTGGGGACTTACATATATCTTACACATAAACTTGTCATCCAATTCTCTACTTGGTCCTATCTCAGCAGATGTTGGAAATTTAAGAGTTGTCACAAATATAGATTTGTCAAGCAACAACTTTTCAGGTACTATACCAAGCAACATTGGGTGGCTCGAAAACTTGGTTAATCTCTCCTTGGCAAATAACAATCTCGAAGGCCCAATTCCCAGTTCATTTGGCAACTTAGTAAGCCTGGAGCTCTTGGATCTATCCAGAAACAATCTATCTGGAATCATTCCAGAGTCTTTAGAAGCGCTCTTGCATCTCAGGTATCTGAATTTGTCTTTCAACAAACTCCATGGAGAAATTCCAACAGGTGGACCTTTCAAAAACTTCTCTGTTCAGTCATTTCTCTCAAATGATGGACTATGTGGTGCATCACAGCTTGATTTCCTACCATGCAGAACCCCTGTACAATATTCAAGGACAGCTAGTTCATCTATGTTGAAATATATTATTCCAGGGATGTTGGCAGCAATGCTTGTATTGACCTTCATATGGTTGTTCACACTACGCAAAAAAGGGGATGCAGAGGTTGCAACAGAGCATACCTTAATACCTGAACTTCTTCGGAAAAAAGTTACATACCAAGAAATTCTAAGTGCTACAAATGGCTTCAATGAAACCAACTTACTTGGCTCTGGGGGATTTGGCTCAGTGTATAAAGGAATACTTTCAAATGGGATAGCGGTTGCTATAAAGGTGTTCAATTTACAGCACGAAGATGCTTTCAAAAAATTTGATGTTGAAAGTGAACTGCTAAGCAATGTTTGTCATCACAATCTTATCAAAATCATCGGTAGTTGCAACCAAAGTCATTTCAAAGCCTTGGTACTTGACTACATGCCTAATGGGAGCCTCGAGAGGTTGCTGTATTCTGAAGAATACTGTTCTTTGAAAATCCTAGTGAGGTTGAACATAATGATAGATGTTGCATCGGCGTTGGAATACCTTCATCATGGTTATTCAATACCAATTGTCCATTGTGATTTGAAGCCAAGCAATATACTACTAGACAATGATATGGTTGCACATGTTGCTGATTTTGGCATTGCAAAACTCTTGGGTGGAGGGGATTCTGTGACCGAAACCATGACACTAGCTACAGTTGGGTATATGGCTCCAG AATATGGAATAGAAGGAATAATTACCAGAAGAGGGGATGTGTACAGTTTTGGTATAGTACTAATGGAGACTTTCACAAAAAAGAAGCCTACAGATGAGATATTTGTTGGGGAAATGAGTTTAAAGCGATGGGTTGCAGATTCGTTACTTTCAGATGCAGTACTTGAAGTTGTGGATGGCAGTTTACTTGGGAAAGAGGAAGATCATGATTTTGTGAATAAGAGGGATTGTTTATCTTCCATTATGAGGTTGGCACTAGATTGTTCTGCAGAATCAGTTGAAGAGAGGATAAGTATGCAAGGTGCTGCAGTCACACTCCATAAAATCAAGAACAATTTTTTGAAGGACATTGGAGGTGTGTGA